The Terriglobia bacterium sequence TCCCGATCCCAATCACCGCGTAGTCTGAACGGCCCCAACGATTCTTTATCGCGCGGAGTGTCCCTTCCAGTGGCTCGTGCCCTGCGCTTGACTCGTGCCCCACGTCTGCCGCGGTTTTTAGCAGACGTGGGCTTTTACTGAGGGGACTACTTCGTATATCCCGTCATCGCAAACACCGCATTAACATTGGCTGTCACTGTGATTTTCTCCGCCGAGAACTCTTCAGTCGGTGCTGGAGCTGCCACCCCTGCCGCCATCGCCATCATCGGTCTTGCTCTCGGAAGAGGGACGACCTCGCTGCTCGTATCGATTGACGAGTAGATCAGCGACGCCAACTGCCGTCCAGCTGCTCGAGCCACGACCTCTGCATTCGCCCGCGCTTTCTGGAATGCATCTTGCACTGCCTTGGCCTTCGCGGCTTCCATATTCTCCAAAGTGTAGCTGATCGACTGGTTCTCCGTGACGTCCATGTCCGCGAAGCTCGCAGCGATCGGACCGACCTTCGAGAAATCGGTCACCTTCACTGTAATGTTCGCGCTGACTCGGTACCCGACCAGCTTTCTCTTCGGGTTTTTGTAGTCGTAAACCGGTGCCACCTGGAATGACGATATCTGGGCTTCCTTGGGTTCGATTCCATTCGACCTCAGTGTCTGTCGTATCTGCTCCGCGGCTCTTTGCGCCCGCGCGTAAGCGTCCTTAAGTACCGGCTCCTGTGCGCCGATATTGAAATTGATCACCGCCGTGTCCGGCTCAGCCTCGAACTTACCGGCCGCACCCACGTAAATCGTGTCCGGCTGGAAAGTGCGCGGCATTTCCTGGGCCAAGGCTGGCAAAACCAGTAAAAGCAGAGAGAGAAGTGGAAGAATTCTCGACAATTTCATGAGTTGACTCCCTCGGGATAGGCTAGATTTGCGGGACAACCATAAACGACTTGCAGGCAAGAAGGCCAGCGGCTATCCCGAATCGGCGGGTTGGAGACTCCTTTCGGTTACTCCCGTGCCGCCGAATCCTGAAACGGATTACCTCCGTCACTCACTAACCGGGTTCCACTGAAACTTTAGCTTTACCTATGGCGTCAAATATTGATAGAGAGTGGTGTGAACGGTCGGGGGGAGGCCGAACATGCGAAAGTGGTTTTTGCCACTAACCGTACTGGGTATAGGAGGGATCGGGGCCCTGCTCTTGTCGGAAGCGGGCCGGCGTCGCCTGGAATGGCTGTTGGACCGGCTCGATGAGGCTCCGGACAGGCTGGCCGAGTGGAACGATGCGGCCCAATCGGAGTTAGAGAAGATTCAGGCCGCGCTGAACGAAGTCGCGGATAACCTCCAGACCCGTCCGGCGCAATAGGCTCGGCGCCGTGCCAACCGGGCGGCAGCGTCCGGATAGATAAATATATCCAAATTTCGGAACCTGGAATCGCCGGCGCTCAGCCGGCGATTTCGTTTATACGCCCGGCCATCTTAATGTCCCGATCCGTCACCCCACCGGAATCGTGCGAGATCAACGTAAGCGTCACCTTGTTGTAGCTGATCGCAATGTCCGGGTGATGCCCGGCTTCTTCGGCCGCATCGGCAATCCGGTTGACGAACTCCATTGCCGCCTTGAAATCTGGAAACCGAAACAGGCGCTCAATCGCCGTGCCATTCTGGTGCCATCCCGGCAGCTTCAATAAAGCATTGCGTACATCATGTTCAGAAATCGGTGTTGGCATGACGAACAGCATACCGCACTTCAGCGACTCGCACCCTGGAGCGCCGATCGACATCCTGCCTGATTGCTATTAGAGCGCCGGCGCCTCGCCTGCCCCCTTCGCCCCGAAACGGCCGCGAGCCAACCAGTCCCTATTTTGCAAAGGTGCGGATCCTTGCAGTTGCTGATGGCTAGCTGCTAATGGCTTCTTTAGTTTTGTGTGTGGCGTATTGCGACAGGGATTTACTACTGGCTCGTCTGACCGAATGCTGAATGCTGAATGCTGCTTTACGCGTTCCCGCCCTTAGTCAGCTTCGGCGAAATCGCGAAACGGTAGATCTGGCTATCGATTTCTTTCCTTAGGTCTCTCCAGATGCTCTCCGGCATCCGCCTGAACACGTCCACGATCTTCGGGTCGAACTGCCGCCCCGACCAGCGCTCGATCTCCTCCTGCGCCGCCTGAATGCTCTGTGCAGCCCGATACGGCCGATCCGATGTAATCGCATCCAGCGTGTCCGCAATCGAGAATATCCGTGCCCCCAGCGGAATCTGCTCGCCCTTCAACCCGCGCGGGTATCCAGTACCGTCGTACCGCTCCTGGTGCGCGTGAACGATTTCGGCCGCTTCCTGCAGAAAGGGAATGCGTCGGAGCATCTGGAACCCCTTGAAGCAGTGCTCCTTCATGATCTCGGTCTCTTCCGGCGTAAGCGCCCCGGGCTTGCGAAGGATCGCGTCCGGGATCGCCATCTTGCCAATGTCATGCAGGAAAGCCCCACGGGCGATCACGCGAATTGCATCCTGTTGCAACCCCATCGCGCGCGCAATCGCAATCGTGAATGCCGTAACCCGCTTCGAGTGGCCTTCCGTCTCAGCGTCTTTCAAGTCAAGCGCATCGCCCAGTGCTTCCAGCGTGATGTCATACGACCGTTCCAGGTCCGACATCGCCTGCCGAAGTTGCACAGTGCGGTTCTCCACGAGAGCTTCCAGGTTCGTCTGGTAGGCCCGGTTCTCCAGTTTCAACCGCCGGTTCTCCAGCGCTCGCCGAACCACCGCCAGCAGGTGTTCGCGCTCAAAGGGCTTCAGCAGGTAGTCGTATGCGCCATTCCGAATGGCCGCCAGCGCAACGGAAATATCGTGGACCGCCGTGACCATCACCACCGGAAGGTCAGGGAAGCGCTCTTTCGTGCGCTCCAGCAGCCCAATCCCATCCAGTTCAGCCATCATCAGGTCGGAGAGGATCAATTCGAACTGCTCGCCGGATTCCAGGATCGCGAGCGCCTCCAGGCCGGAGCCGGCCTGCTTACAGCTATAGCCCGCGTTGGCGAGCATCGACGTCACGATTTCGCGGATTGGCTCTTCGTCGTCGACGACCAGGATCCGATCGGCATCCATGAGTGAGATTATCTGACTCCCCGGCGGTGGCCCTGAAGCGCAAAAATCTATAAGGGCGGCTTCATTTTACACGCAGTTCCCTAAATGACAATTCCGCGATTGTCCAAACTAGGTGCAAACTAGGTTACCTGAGTCACCAAACGGTTCCTCAATTATCGAAGTACACTGTGGTGCAATTGCGCCTGCTTCGCCGGGACTCCGCATGTTGATCCTTTTCTGGGCAAGTTGGCTTCTCAGCTCGCGCTTTGCCATCTCCGAGGTACTCGCCGAGGGATCGGGCACTCTCGTCCTCATTGCCGGTGCCATCCTCATCTATCGCACCTTCCAGGAAAAATATCTTTTCCTCTGGATCATCGGATGGATCTTTTATCTTACTTACCGCGAGTGGGAATTCGTCGCTGAAAATGCCTTGGATCCCCGCCCATGGCTCATCCTTTCCCATTCCGCATTCGTCTGCGCAACTGCAATTCTGGTAGTGGCTGTCCTGCTCTATACCAACTCCACGCGCTATTTGCTTCCCGTCGGCATTGCGGCCGCAGGCACGCTGATACTCGTTGCCATCCGAATTTATGGCTTTCCCAATGCCTTCCTCCTCATGCTAGCCGTTCACATCGGTTACCGCGTCATGACCTTCATGGGTGCCATTCTGTTAGCGCGATTTAATCGCGGACGTCTCACTCAGGGTCCCTGGCTCATGGTACTGACGCTACTCCTGCTCCACATGGACGACCGGCATTCGACCACTCACGTTTTTCACGACCTCGATCCCATCATCGAACTTCTGCTCGGCCTGAGCATGATCATTATCGTGCTCGACGATTCGAAGGCGCGCACCGACCGCCTCGAGGTCCTTACCTCTATTGGCGCATCGATTGCCGAGGCTAAAGACTCGCGTGCCATGATGCACTCTGCTCTTTCCGAACTGAAGATTCTCTGTCGCGCTCGCGCAGCCTGGGTACGAATGAAGCAGAGCGGTCGCATGGTGATCTTCGAGCAAGTCGGCCTTCCAGAGGATTACGTCCGAAGTCGCCGCGAAATCGACGCCAGCACCAGTTATGGCTCCCGCCTGATGCTGGAGCGCCAACCGGTGAAGTTGACCGTGCAAGGTCTCGACGACGCCACCAGGCGTGGCCTCGAAGGCTGCAAGTTCCAGCACGTGCTCATGATTCCCATAGCGGGGAAGTCGTCGCTGATCGGCGTACTCCTTTTCGGCATAGCCTACGAGCGCTCTTACACCGCCGACGAACTCAAATTCCTCGTGGCCACGGCCAGCCAACTGGGCCTCGCCATGGAGAATCTGCGAATGTTCGAGCAGATCATCCATTCGCAGAGGCAATGGGTGGCAACCTTCGACTCCATCGTCGACCTGGTGCTTGTCCACGATGCGAACGGATCCATATTGCGGGTCAACCGCGCGCTCCTGTCGAAGCTGAAAGCATCCACCGCGCAGGAAATTGTCGGCCGACGCCTTACCGAGGTCTTGCCTAATGCCTCCGGTGGTTGTCCGTATTGTCAGCGCTCCAGTAAATACACGGTCAGCGATGCCGATGTCGATCCCTGCTTCGGAGGTTATTCACTGGTTTCCACCTCGAATTACTCCGTCGAAGGTACTTCGGGAGCCGGCATCGTTCACGTCATTCGCGACACCACTCAACTTCTCACCGCCGAGGAGCGCTATCGCCTGCTTTTCGAAGAAGTCCAGGAAGGTGTTTTCATCTCGACCGCGTCTGGTCAACTGCTCGCCTGCAATGAGGCCTTCGTCCGCCTGCTTGGCTACCAGTCTCGTGCGCAAGTCCTCTCCCTCAATGTCGCCAAGGAACTCTATGAAGACTCCCACGATCGCGAGCGTTTCCTGCGCCAGATCGAAGAACGAGGCTTCGTCCGAAACTACGAGTTCGCATTACGACGCAAAGATGGCTCCCGCGCCATCGTTCTCGAAAACAGCTTCGCCACCCGAAAGCCAGACGGCGCCATCGACCGTATCCAGGGCTTCGTCGTTGACATCACCGAGAAGAAGCGCGTGGAAGACGAGATCCGGCGCCACAACCGCGAACTCAACGCGCTCAACCGCATCTCCGTCATCGCCAACCAGTCCTTCGACCTCGATGAGATTCTGAACGTCACACTGCGGCACTGCATTGAACTCTTCGGAGCCGAAACCGGCGCAATCCTCCTCCTGAAACCAGGTACCAACATTGTTCGGCGCCGAGCCTCGTGGGGACACAGCATCACCGCCGAGTTCCTTCAGGAGCTGGAGCTTCCGCCGGAATTCATGGCTCGCATTCAGGGTTCTCGAACCGAACTCATCACGCCGCAGCACCTTGTTCAACTTCCCACAGTCATACAGGAATTTGTGGAGGTGGAGCAATTACGATCGTGGCGCTGGGTCGTCCTCTGGTCGCAGGACAAACCCTTCGGCATCATCGGGGTCAGTAGCCGCAGCGAACGCGAATTTTCCC is a genomic window containing:
- a CDS encoding 4a-hydroxytetrahydrobiopterin dehydratase, with the protein product MSIGAPGCESLKCGMLFVMPTPISEHDVRNALLKLPGWHQNGTAIERLFRFPDFKAAMEFVNRIADAAEEAGHHPDIAISYNKVTLTLISHDSGGVTDRDIKMAGRINEIAG
- a CDS encoding PAS domain S-box protein, with translation MLILFWASWLLSSRFAISEVLAEGSGTLVLIAGAILIYRTFQEKYLFLWIIGWIFYLTYREWEFVAENALDPRPWLILSHSAFVCATAILVVAVLLYTNSTRYLLPVGIAAAGTLILVAIRIYGFPNAFLLMLAVHIGYRVMTFMGAILLARFNRGRLTQGPWLMVLTLLLLHMDDRHSTTHVFHDLDPIIELLLGLSMIIIVLDDSKARTDRLEVLTSIGASIAEAKDSRAMMHSALSELKILCRARAAWVRMKQSGRMVIFEQVGLPEDYVRSRREIDASTSYGSRLMLERQPVKLTVQGLDDATRRGLEGCKFQHVLMIPIAGKSSLIGVLLFGIAYERSYTADELKFLVATASQLGLAMENLRMFEQIIHSQRQWVATFDSIVDLVLVHDANGSILRVNRALLSKLKASTAQEIVGRRLTEVLPNASGGCPYCQRSSKYTVSDADVDPCFGGYSLVSTSNYSVEGTSGAGIVHVIRDTTQLLTAEERYRLLFEEVQEGVFISTASGQLLACNEAFVRLLGYQSRAQVLSLNVAKELYEDSHDRERFLRQIEERGFVRNYEFALRRKDGSRAIVLENSFATRKPDGAIDRIQGFVVDITEKKRVEDEIRRHNRELNALNRISVIANQSFDLDEILNVTLRHCIELFGAETGAILLLKPGTNIVRRRASWGHSITAEFLQELELPPEFMARIQGSRTELITPQHLVQLPTVIQEFVEVEQLRSWRWVVLWSQDKPFGIIGVSSRSEREFSQTDENLLIAIGRQLATTIEKVRLYEETSKAYEDLRRTQEQLLQSEKMSAVGQLISGVAHELNNPLTAILGYSQLLESEPLPEKSLDFVSKLYKQAQRTHRVVQNLLSFARQRKPTKQTVDLRRVIDETLALRDYDLKLNNIEVERNFESDLPTVVADPHQLEQVFLNVVNNAVDAILEVSRGGKLQVHTYTEGDYVCAEFHDSGPGIREPKRVFDPFFTTKKIGKGTGLGLSICYGITKEHGGEILALNHPSGGAVFRVLLPIAESKEEGPRDRRAKPRDHGVQGRILVVDDEDAILEFEREVLSGAGATVVTANTGEAAIERLQRESFDVILLDGKMPGSWSVAEIHNWLRGHRPEMAGRIVLTLSDASEEATRDFTDSQSVLCLVKPFEVGDLLSMVRRVTNHPAKRAGA
- a CDS encoding response regulator, with product MDADRILVVDDEEPIREIVTSMLANAGYSCKQAGSGLEALAILESGEQFELILSDLMMAELDGIGLLERTKERFPDLPVVMVTAVHDISVALAAIRNGAYDYLLKPFEREHLLAVVRRALENRRLKLENRAYQTNLEALVENRTVQLRQAMSDLERSYDITLEALGDALDLKDAETEGHSKRVTAFTIAIARAMGLQQDAIRVIARGAFLHDIGKMAIPDAILRKPGALTPEETEIMKEHCFKGFQMLRRIPFLQEAAEIVHAHQERYDGTGYPRGLKGEQIPLGARIFSIADTLDAITSDRPYRAAQSIQAAQEEIERWSGRQFDPKIVDVFRRMPESIWRDLRKEIDSQIYRFAISPKLTKGGNA
- a CDS encoding SIMPL domain-containing protein; this translates as MKLSRILPLLSLLLLVLPALAQEMPRTFQPDTIYVGAAGKFEAEPDTAVINFNIGAQEPVLKDAYARAQRAAEQIRQTLRSNGIEPKEAQISSFQVAPVYDYKNPKRKLVGYRVSANITVKVTDFSKVGPIAASFADMDVTENQSISYTLENMEAAKAKAVQDAFQKARANAEVVARAAGRQLASLIYSSIDTSSEVVPLPRARPMMAMAAGVAAPAPTEEFSAEKITVTANVNAVFAMTGYTK